Proteins encoded in a region of the Methanofollis tationis genome:
- a CDS encoding chemotaxis protein CheW, with product MTNVDVVEFEVADEHYALDISLAREIVEMVPITPVPRAPPHIAGIINLRGEITTVMNLSTLLGIPAAGGQERQKIIILVPEAAGGSNVGIIVDDVLSVMQISENDVEKMDDALTRDAFVKGIIKVNNKSAESSDAKNLIIWVDMQKVLEQLIGHSA from the coding sequence GTGACAAACGTTGATGTGGTAGAATTCGAGGTCGCGGACGAGCACTACGCCCTCGACATCTCCCTTGCACGGGAGATCGTCGAGATGGTCCCGATCACGCCGGTGCCGAGAGCTCCCCCCCATATTGCCGGGATCATCAACCTTCGCGGCGAGATCACGACGGTCATGAACCTCTCGACCCTCCTGGGCATCCCTGCGGCCGGAGGCCAGGAGCGGCAGAAGATCATCATCCTCGTCCCTGAGGCAGCTGGAGGCTCCAATGTCGGGATCATCGTCGACGATGTCCTCTCGGTGATGCAGATCTCTGAGAACGATGTCGAGAAGATGGACGACGCCCTCACGCGGGACGCCTTTGTCAAAGGGATAATAAAGGTGAACAATAAGTCGGCCGAGAGCAGCGACGCCAAAAACCTGATCATCTGGGTTGACATGCAGAAGGTGCTCGAACAGCTGATCGGGCATAGTGCCTGA
- the thsA gene encoding thermosome subunit alpha: MSQQLGGQPILILKEGSSRTRGRDAQSINIAAAKAVAAAVRTTLGPKGMDKMLVDTIGDVVITNDGVTILKEMDIEHPAAKMMVEVAKTQDDEVGDGTTTAVVVAGELLKRAEDLLEQDVHPTVIAHGYRMAADKAIEIVRDLAIDVKPNDADILLKIAGTAMTGKGAEAAKDKLCDLIVRAVTMVAEEDGTVDLDFIKVEKKVGGSIEDSGIVEGVLIDKERVHPAMPKKVENAKILLLNAAVEFKKTEVDAEINITSPDQLQMFLDEEERMIRGIVEKIIASGANVLFCQKGIDDIAQHYLAKAGLFATRRVKKSDMEKLARATGATLVSSIDAISPEELGFAGIVEERKVSGEDMTFVEQCKNPKAVSIIIKGGTEHVVDELDRAIEDALRVVEVALRDKKFVAGGGSPEVELSLRLREYAATVGGRAQLAIEAFAGALEIIPRTLAENAGLDPIDVLVDLRAAHEKGQKTAGLDVNTGKAGDMLAQGVVEPLRVKTQALSSAAEAAVMILRIDDVIASSKSAGPSPEEMAAMGGGMGGGMGGGMGMPPM; the protein is encoded by the coding sequence ATGTCTCAACAACTTGGAGGACAACCGATCCTTATTCTTAAAGAAGGAAGTTCCCGCACTCGCGGGCGTGACGCACAGAGCATCAACATCGCCGCCGCCAAGGCAGTCGCCGCAGCGGTACGGACCACCCTCGGTCCGAAGGGGATGGACAAGATGCTTGTCGACACCATCGGCGACGTCGTGATCACAAACGACGGTGTGACCATCCTCAAGGAGATGGACATCGAACACCCGGCCGCAAAGATGATGGTCGAGGTTGCAAAGACCCAGGACGACGAGGTCGGCGACGGCACCACCACTGCGGTCGTTGTGGCCGGCGAACTCCTCAAGCGGGCCGAGGACCTCCTCGAACAGGACGTTCACCCCACGGTGATCGCCCACGGATACCGTATGGCCGCCGATAAGGCGATCGAGATCGTCAGGGACCTCGCCATCGACGTCAAGCCCAACGACGCCGATATCCTCCTGAAGATCGCGGGTACCGCCATGACCGGCAAGGGTGCCGAGGCCGCCAAGGACAAGCTCTGCGACCTCATCGTCAGAGCGGTCACCATGGTCGCCGAAGAAGACGGCACCGTTGACCTCGACTTCATAAAGGTCGAGAAGAAGGTCGGCGGGTCCATCGAGGACTCCGGGATCGTCGAGGGCGTGCTCATCGACAAGGAGCGTGTCCACCCGGCGATGCCGAAGAAGGTCGAGAACGCGAAGATCCTGCTGCTCAACGCCGCGGTCGAGTTCAAGAAGACCGAGGTCGACGCCGAGATCAACATCACGAGCCCTGACCAGCTCCAGATGTTCCTCGACGAGGAAGAGCGGATGATCAGGGGTATCGTTGAGAAGATCATCGCCTCCGGTGCGAACGTCCTCTTCTGCCAGAAGGGTATCGACGACATCGCCCAGCACTACCTTGCGAAGGCCGGTCTCTTTGCCACCCGCCGCGTGAAGAAGAGCGATATGGAGAAGCTTGCCCGCGCGACCGGCGCCACCCTCGTCTCCTCCATCGACGCCATCTCCCCCGAAGAACTCGGTTTCGCCGGGATCGTCGAGGAGCGGAAGGTTTCGGGCGAGGACATGACCTTCGTCGAGCAGTGCAAGAACCCCAAGGCGGTCTCGATCATCATCAAGGGCGGCACCGAGCACGTCGTCGACGAGCTTGACCGCGCCATCGAGGACGCCCTCCGCGTCGTCGAGGTCGCTCTCCGCGACAAGAAGTTCGTCGCCGGCGGTGGCTCCCCTGAAGTCGAGCTCTCCCTCCGTCTCCGCGAGTATGCGGCGACCGTCGGCGGCCGGGCTCAGCTTGCCATCGAAGCCTTTGCCGGCGCCCTCGAGATCATCCCGCGGACCCTTGCAGAGAACGCGGGTCTCGACCCGATTGACGTCCTGGTGGACCTCCGTGCAGCCCACGAGAAGGGCCAGAAGACCGCGGGTCTCGATGTCAACACCGGCAAGGCCGGCGACATGCTCGCCCAGGGCGTTGTCGAGCCCCTGCGCGTGAAGACCCAGGCGCTCAGCTCTGCCGCCGAGGCGGCCGTGATGATCCTCAGGATCGACGACGTCATCGCCTCGTCCAAATCTGCCGGCCCCTCACCCGAGGAGATGGCGGCAATGGGCGGCGGTATGGGCGGCGGTATGGGCGGCGGTATGGGCATGCCCCCGATGTAA
- a CDS encoding transcriptional regulator: MSQERLLDMVISVMLTAGYDVSERCSLRPRSFDLIAGRDEVLLVIKVVSHIDSVSEEISRDMDAIARHLGASPLIIGERARDADLERGTVYLRYGIYAISPATLYDYLVENVPPLIYAHPGGLYVNLNGDVLKGLRERHQLSLGDLARHLGVSRRTISKYEDGMSTSLEIAIHLEEIFDEAVVESIDLLSYTSLAGIPGDESASQEILPDFRRMGVEIYQMRRAPFQVLAMVEKETILTCYGTAQRMVKRAALIGNISQVARTHAMCIVSDYKKKKRIGKTLVVGEEHLKSLEDGSDLIKMINQ; the protein is encoded by the coding sequence ATGTCACAGGAGCGCCTCCTCGATATGGTGATCAGCGTGATGCTGACCGCCGGTTATGACGTCTCTGAACGGTGCAGCCTGCGCCCTCGCTCTTTTGACCTGATCGCCGGGAGAGACGAGGTTCTCCTCGTCATCAAGGTGGTCTCTCATATCGACTCGGTCTCAGAGGAGATATCCCGGGACATGGACGCCATCGCCCGCCACCTCGGCGCCTCGCCCCTGATCATCGGCGAGCGGGCCCGCGACGCCGATCTCGAACGCGGCACCGTCTATCTGCGCTATGGCATCTATGCGATCTCCCCGGCAACCCTGTACGACTATCTGGTCGAGAATGTCCCGCCCCTCATATATGCCCATCCAGGTGGGCTGTATGTGAACCTCAACGGCGATGTGCTCAAGGGCCTCAGGGAGCGGCACCAGTTATCCCTTGGCGACCTTGCCCGCCATCTCGGTGTCTCTCGGCGGACGATCTCCAAGTACGAGGACGGAATGAGCACTTCTCTGGAAATCGCAATCCATCTCGAGGAGATCTTCGATGAGGCCGTCGTCGAGTCGATCGACCTCCTCTCTTATACCTCACTTGCCGGTATCCCCGGGGACGAGTCCGCATCCCAGGAGATCCTCCCTGATTTCCGGCGCATGGGTGTCGAGATCTACCAGATGCGCCGCGCTCCCTTCCAGGTGCTCGCTATGGTGGAGAAAGAGACGATCCTCACCTGCTACGGGACGGCGCAGCGGATGGTCAAGCGCGCCGCTCTCATCGGCAATATCTCACAGGTCGCACGTACGCACGCAATGTGCATCGTTTCAGACTACAAAAAGAAAAAAAGAATTGGAAAAACACTTGTTGTCGGGGAGGAGCATCTGAAGAGCCTTGAAGATGGTTCCGACCTCATCAAGATGATCAACCAGTGA
- a CDS encoding tRNA(Ile)(2)-agmatinylcytidine synthase, translated as MFIGIDDTDSPAGMCTTYLGAVLVGRLKSAGLTIRETRLVRLNPNAPFKTRGNAAICIEASGHPETAFSIAAALIDDLADLSCENTNPGLVVTGERPDPAFYWKAVRDFCTIDEAKALLEENCALYRGWKNGRGLIGATAGVASVLPDRTSELLAYRQRELWGTPRTVEKASIFAAEAATYPHTWDSVDLQNGIVVCVPHTPDPVLFGIRGESEAWVREARALIRAEKSEIEQVWVTNQGTDAHLVDGTIGHLLDGRSYRVQGTVAERATTGEGGHVRLTLLGTDGERLRCMAYEPTKGFREIVRALLPGDGVLAVGSYKNESLNLEKLRADRLVEDRLLRPPLCPDCGRRMTSAGRDKGYKCRECGGRAGDPEIITTPRTIKTGWYEVPPTARRHLSKPLVRDQGEA; from the coding sequence ATGTTCATCGGAATCGACGACACCGATTCGCCCGCAGGGATGTGCACGACCTATCTCGGGGCCGTGCTGGTCGGAAGGCTAAAAAGTGCCGGTCTGACTATCAGAGAGACCCGGCTCGTCCGACTCAACCCGAACGCTCCGTTCAAGACGAGAGGAAACGCGGCGATATGTATCGAGGCGTCGGGGCACCCGGAGACGGCGTTCTCGATCGCAGCAGCGCTGATCGACGACCTCGCCGACCTCTCCTGCGAGAACACCAACCCCGGTCTGGTGGTGACCGGGGAGCGGCCAGACCCCGCGTTCTACTGGAAAGCGGTCCGGGACTTCTGCACGATCGATGAGGCAAAGGCGCTCCTGGAAGAGAACTGCGCCCTTTACCGGGGCTGGAAAAACGGGCGCGGGCTGATCGGGGCCACGGCGGGGGTGGCAAGCGTCCTGCCCGACCGGACCTCCGAACTCCTCGCCTACCGGCAAAGGGAACTCTGGGGGACGCCGCGAACGGTCGAAAAGGCATCGATATTCGCCGCAGAAGCGGCGACCTACCCCCACACCTGGGACTCGGTAGACCTCCAGAACGGCATCGTGGTCTGCGTGCCCCACACGCCCGACCCGGTCCTCTTCGGGATCCGTGGCGAGAGCGAGGCGTGGGTACGAGAGGCCCGCGCCCTCATCCGGGCAGAGAAGAGCGAGATCGAGCAGGTCTGGGTCACCAACCAGGGCACAGACGCCCACCTGGTGGACGGGACGATCGGCCACCTCCTCGATGGGCGGTCGTACCGTGTCCAGGGAACAGTGGCGGAGCGTGCGACGACCGGGGAAGGGGGGCATGTGCGCCTCACCCTCCTCGGCACTGACGGCGAGAGGCTCCGCTGCATGGCATACGAGCCTACAAAAGGCTTCAGGGAGATCGTGCGGGCCCTCCTGCCGGGCGACGGGGTCCTCGCCGTCGGGAGTTACAAGAACGAAAGCCTCAACCTTGAGAAACTGCGGGCAGACCGCCTCGTGGAGGACCGCCTCCTCCGCCCGCCCCTCTGCCCGGACTGCGGGCGGCGAATGACCTCTGCGGGCAGGGATAAGGGCTACAAATGCCGGGAGTGCGGCGGGCGTGCGGGCGATCCCGAGATCATTACCACCCCCAGAACGATCAAGACTGGCTGGTACGAGGTGCCGCCGACGGCACGGCGGCATCTCTCGAAGCCGCTGGTCAGGGATCAGGGGGAGGCCTGA
- the npdG gene encoding NADPH-dependent F420 reductase, whose amino-acid sequence MRIGIVGGTGDIGEGMALRLSTRYDVIIGSREEEKAKTASTTCRLRLDELGKVCSLSGVSNQRAVDEADIVVLALPYKHLVPTIASLTGFEGKIVISPVNPMEFGETVSYVPPPEGSAGLLLKKLLPESARIVVAFNNIAAHRWQTIGEDLDYSVAVCSDDEEAKKIVMDLINTISHLAALDAGPLKNAALVESLTPLILNISKYNRMKDVGVYFR is encoded by the coding sequence ATGAGAATCGGCATTGTTGGAGGAACTGGCGATATCGGGGAGGGCATGGCCCTCAGACTCTCCACCCGCTATGATGTGATCATCGGCTCCCGGGAAGAAGAGAAGGCAAAAACCGCGTCCACCACCTGCCGCCTGCGGCTCGACGAACTCGGGAAAGTCTGCAGCCTTTCCGGGGTCAGCAATCAGAGAGCAGTTGACGAAGCCGATATCGTCGTCCTCGCCCTCCCGTACAAGCACCTCGTCCCGACGATCGCCTCCCTCACCGGCTTTGAGGGAAAGATCGTGATCAGCCCGGTCAATCCGATGGAGTTTGGCGAAACGGTCTCTTATGTCCCCCCACCCGAGGGGTCGGCCGGACTGCTCCTGAAAAAACTCCTCCCGGAAAGTGCCAGGATCGTCGTCGCCTTCAACAACATCGCCGCCCACCGCTGGCAGACGATCGGGGAAGACCTCGACTATTCAGTCGCCGTCTGCAGCGACGACGAGGAGGCGAAGAAGATCGTCATGGACCTCATCAACACGATCTCGCACCTTGCGGCGCTCGACGCCGGCCCCCTGAAAAATGCCGCTCTTGTTGAGAGCCTCACCCCTCTGATCCTGAACATCTCGAAGTACAACAGGATGAAAGACGTCGGCGTGTACTTCAGATAA
- a CDS encoding deoxyhypusine synthase has protein sequence MESNREECGDPVRQVHLSPNMTVDRLVRAIAGAGAYNGGSLARAVDIYEAMLRDEKATKFFGLAGAMVPAGMGGIVSDLIEQGHIDILVSTGANLTHDTIEAIGCHHYHGTAVCDDVELRHEEINRIYDIFLPDEAFIHFEEFMQECLSDIPDRTTLSISELLRHIGSHLETGILATAAKNDIPVFCPAVQDSMLGLQFWFYNQAHHITVDAFGDMKTIIDRCYAAEHAGAFLVGGGVPKNFIFQSKMITPDGFTYAIQLTGDRPDLGGLSGATLSEAQSWGKINEDAAAVTVYGDATITLPVIAAAVLERLKHD, from the coding sequence ATGGAATCAAACAGGGAAGAATGCGGGGATCCGGTCAGACAGGTCCATCTGAGCCCGAACATGACCGTCGACAGACTGGTCCGCGCCATCGCCGGTGCCGGCGCATACAACGGCGGGTCGCTCGCCCGCGCCGTCGACATCTATGAGGCGATGCTCCGCGACGAGAAGGCGACGAAGTTTTTCGGGCTCGCAGGCGCCATGGTTCCTGCAGGCATGGGGGGGATCGTCAGCGATCTCATCGAACAGGGTCATATCGACATTCTGGTCTCGACCGGCGCCAACCTCACCCACGACACCATCGAAGCGATCGGCTGCCACCATTACCACGGCACCGCCGTCTGCGACGACGTCGAACTGCGTCACGAGGAGATCAACAGGATCTACGACATCTTCCTCCCGGACGAGGCCTTCATCCACTTCGAGGAGTTCATGCAGGAGTGCCTCTCCGATATCCCGGACAGAACGACGCTCTCCATCTCAGAACTCCTCCGCCACATCGGCTCCCACCTAGAGACCGGCATCCTGGCGACGGCGGCAAAGAACGATATCCCGGTCTTCTGCCCGGCCGTTCAGGACTCGATGCTCGGGCTGCAGTTCTGGTTCTACAACCAGGCGCACCACATCACCGTCGACGCCTTCGGCGACATGAAGACGATCATCGACCGGTGTTATGCGGCAGAGCACGCCGGGGCCTTCCTGGTCGGCGGCGGCGTGCCGAAGAATTTCATCTTCCAGAGCAAGATGATCACCCCGGACGGCTTCACCTACGCGATCCAGCTCACCGGCGACCGACCCGACCTGGGCGGGCTCTCGGGCGCCACCCTCTCGGAGGCGCAGTCCTGGGGAAAGATCAACGAGGACGCCGCGGCGGTCACTGTCTACGGCGACGCCACGATCACCCTCCCGGTGATCGCGGCGGCGGTGCTGGAGAGGCTGAAACATGACTGA
- the pyrF gene encoding orotidine-5'-phosphate decarboxylase yields MTDLVLSLDVTGRKEALRIAGACAPEIDAIKIGYPLALAAGLGIAGELAELGLPLIADFKVADIPNTNTLICEQVFAAGFSAVIAQGFPGPDSVTACVEAAHAHGGECYVVAEMSHPGALTFFSAGVPERLCEIVAETGADGIIAPATRPERVRALRALIGKKKILSPGIGAQGGDPAEIAPLVDGMIVGRAIYGAADAAAAARAYAPYRR; encoded by the coding sequence ATGACTGACCTCGTCCTCTCCCTCGACGTCACCGGACGCAAAGAGGCGCTCAGGATCGCCGGCGCCTGTGCCCCTGAGATCGACGCGATCAAGATCGGCTACCCGCTGGCGCTCGCCGCCGGCCTCGGGATCGCCGGAGAACTCGCCGAACTCGGTCTCCCCCTCATCGCCGACTTCAAGGTCGCCGACATCCCGAACACAAACACCCTCATCTGCGAGCAGGTGTTTGCGGCCGGGTTCTCCGCGGTGATCGCCCAGGGGTTTCCGGGCCCTGACTCGGTCACCGCCTGTGTGGAGGCCGCCCATGCCCACGGCGGCGAGTGCTACGTGGTCGCCGAGATGAGCCATCCGGGCGCTCTCACCTTCTTCTCGGCAGGCGTGCCCGAGCGCCTCTGCGAGATCGTCGCAGAAACCGGCGCCGACGGGATCATCGCCCCGGCGACCCGGCCCGAGCGTGTGCGGGCGTTGCGTGCCCTGATCGGGAAGAAGAAGATCCTCTCGCCGGGCATCGGAGCACAGGGCGGCGACCCGGCAGAGATCGCACCCCTCGTCGACGGGATGATCGTCGGCCGCGCCATCTACGGCGCCGCCGACGCCGCGGCCGCCGCCCGGGCCTACGCACCCTACCGCCGATGA
- a CDS encoding DUF4352 domain-containing protein codes for MQYHTICLHVPALVLVLVLLCAAPAAGWSDPAGLQLPPFGVGNGSVGEINPLLGNGAAAGTPETTLSPPDSGDYAAMAEYLVDITRGRFSGAGAGASGVTVSTFEVITDADLADPAHLGRGQAVKVDVVMNASRDVLAGSLWGHEVDATRIAEAFYSGDLKGKTAFVAVFFREKRTGAYTSKFILTAKDASRFGNAWEGSSYIRCADWSDAVVRGSGVPYEDPEAAMEPLQEAEAKEQVPCDYDTLKRAGTEAASSIASTVSEMSIRADDQDYATVSKLAMELTGSAKSCSAEFRAYAVPDDLEHVKARFVEAFECYDRAGSAIWYGATFADADHIDLGNTYLAEGQDSLNAALEGMNLRTIEDTTLTLRTTELYPGALKIGEPYRFMDTRQVNKISVRPRSTTTWKSFETGSGTDVKVYQAPYGKQYLFVLMEVNHIGYYGGGSSKYRTPSPTDFTLIAGGEEYRSSQPSAYMRGIGSVYASTSIDRSDYSSGYLVFEVPESADPAEAYLRLSIRGIGTQIWKLS; via the coding sequence ATGCAGTATCATACCATATGCCTGCATGTCCCGGCCCTTGTGCTGGTGCTGGTCCTCCTCTGTGCCGCGCCTGCGGCGGGATGGTCTGATCCCGCAGGGCTGCAACTCCCGCCGTTCGGCGTGGGGAACGGGAGCGTGGGCGAGATAAATCCTCTCCTTGGGAACGGAGCCGCCGCGGGGACGCCAGAGACGACTCTTTCACCCCCTGACTCCGGGGACTACGCCGCAATGGCCGAATATCTGGTAGATATTACGAGGGGCCGGTTCTCGGGCGCAGGTGCAGGAGCATCGGGTGTCACCGTCTCGACATTCGAGGTGATTACAGATGCCGACCTCGCCGATCCGGCGCATCTGGGCCGGGGTCAGGCGGTGAAGGTCGATGTCGTCATGAACGCCTCCAGGGATGTCCTCGCCGGATCGCTCTGGGGCCATGAGGTCGATGCCACCCGGATCGCCGAAGCCTTCTATTCCGGTGATCTGAAGGGAAAAACTGCTTTTGTTGCTGTATTTTTCAGGGAAAAACGCACCGGGGCGTACACTTCGAAGTTCATCCTCACGGCAAAAGATGCGTCCAGGTTCGGGAATGCATGGGAAGGGTCGTCCTATATCCGCTGTGCCGACTGGTCTGATGCTGTCGTCCGGGGCAGCGGTGTTCCGTACGAAGATCCCGAAGCGGCGATGGAACCCCTGCAGGAGGCCGAGGCGAAAGAACAGGTCCCCTGTGACTACGACACGCTCAAAAGAGCTGGAACAGAGGCGGCGTCGAGCATCGCATCGACGGTGAGCGAGATGTCCATAAGGGCAGACGACCAGGACTATGCCACCGTTTCGAAACTCGCCATGGAACTGACGGGCAGCGCGAAGTCATGTTCCGCAGAGTTCAGGGCGTACGCCGTGCCCGACGACCTTGAACATGTGAAGGCCCGCTTCGTCGAGGCCTTCGAGTGCTATGACCGGGCCGGTTCGGCGATCTGGTATGGCGCCACCTTCGCCGACGCCGATCATATCGACCTCGGCAACACCTATCTCGCCGAGGGACAGGACTCGCTCAACGCCGCTCTCGAGGGGATGAACCTCAGGACGATCGAGGACACGACCCTCACCCTGCGGACCACCGAGCTCTACCCCGGTGCCCTGAAGATCGGGGAGCCGTACCGCTTCATGGATACGAGGCAGGTGAACAAGATCTCGGTACGCCCCAGGTCAACCACCACCTGGAAGAGTTTTGAGACCGGCAGCGGCACCGATGTGAAGGTTTACCAGGCCCCGTATGGGAAGCAGTACCTCTTCGTGCTCATGGAGGTCAACCATATCGGGTATTACGGCGGCGGGAGTTCGAAATATAGGACGCCGTCCCCCACAGACTTCACCCTCATCGCTGGCGGGGAGGAGTACAGGTCCTCTCAGCCATCGGCCTACATGAGGGGAATCGGCTCGGTCTATGCGTCGACCTCGATCGACCGGTCGGATTATTCGTCCGGGTACCTGGTCTTTGAGGTGCCGGAGTCGGCCGACCCGGCGGAGGCTTACCTGCGGCTCTCGATCAGGGGTATCGGCACTCAGATCTGGAAACTTTCCTGA
- the nrdD gene encoding anaerobic ribonucleoside-triphosphate reductase codes for MQWSEEHLALARKYQRLEEIPVEERRYKCHTCNHVVETTPCPVCGETALEIMCPLDHTHCPHEIVSGIEYCPLCGEPVCPECGSHDVSQISRVTGYLQDVSGWNAGKQQELKDRIRYTVA; via the coding sequence ATGCAGTGGAGCGAAGAGCACCTGGCCCTGGCGCGGAAATATCAGAGGCTTGAGGAGATACCAGTCGAAGAGCGGCGCTACAAGTGCCATACCTGCAACCACGTGGTGGAGACCACACCCTGCCCGGTATGCGGCGAGACCGCACTCGAGATCATGTGCCCGCTCGACCACACGCACTGCCCCCACGAGATCGTCTCCGGGATCGAGTACTGCCCGCTCTGCGGCGAACCGGTCTGCCCTGAGTGCGGATCGCACGACGTCTCCCAGATCAGCCGGGTCACCGGATATCTTCAGGATGTCTCCGGCTGGAACGCCGGAAAACAGCAGGAGCTCAAAGACAGGATAAGGTATACTGTCGCATGA
- a CDS encoding adenosylcobinamide amidohydrolase gives MRYFFTGDTLFVRGDFRAASTGVNGGSRPASTIFNHTVPHNFDHADPGRYLWQIATAAGFGEDFFGLLTAVSMRHLCILQYDFITVFVTAGVTNPNPDPTAPHTINIIVVSREGLSEGALLETILTATGAKAHALSLMKYPFTGTTTDAVAVASEGGVRHTYAGTATEAGRRIYAAVARGVQEALDRQEGRTVRERPSFFIFNRYGGDHWVEWRPEGCPYYPCHFEGQACDFCYCPYYPCHDSELGEWVESSSGGRVWSCSACTLLHEPGVAAYFKKNPEASLLEMKKYRVSLKEDPQ, from the coding sequence ATGAGATATTTTTTCACGGGAGACACCCTTTTTGTCCGTGGTGACTTCAGGGCGGCAAGCACCGGCGTCAACGGCGGGAGTCGCCCGGCGTCCACCATTTTCAACCATACCGTCCCCCATAACTTCGATCACGCCGATCCCGGGCGGTACCTCTGGCAGATCGCCACGGCCGCCGGTTTCGGCGAGGACTTTTTCGGCCTGCTGACGGCAGTGTCGATGCGCCATCTCTGCATCCTGCAGTACGATTTTATCACGGTGTTCGTCACCGCAGGCGTCACGAACCCGAACCCGGACCCGACGGCCCCCCATACGATCAACATCATCGTCGTCTCGCGCGAAGGGCTCTCGGAGGGAGCGCTCCTGGAGACGATTCTAACAGCGACCGGGGCAAAGGCCCATGCCCTCAGCCTGATGAAATATCCCTTCACCGGGACGACGACCGATGCCGTCGCCGTGGCGTCCGAAGGAGGGGTGCGCCACACCTATGCCGGCACGGCGACGGAGGCCGGGCGGCGGATCTACGCCGCCGTGGCCCGCGGGGTGCAGGAGGCGCTTGACCGGCAGGAAGGACGGACAGTGCGGGAAAGACCGTCGTTTTTTATTTTCAACCGGTACGGCGGCGACCACTGGGTGGAGTGGCGGCCTGAAGGCTGTCCCTATTACCCCTGCCATTTCGAGGGACAGGCATGTGACTTCTGTTACTGCCCGTATTATCCCTGCCATGACAGCGAACTTGGAGAATGGGTGGAGAGCTCCTCGGGGGGACGGGTCTGGAGTTGCAGCGCCTGCACGCTCCTCCACGAGCCCGGGGTCGCTGCCTATTTCAAGAAAAACCCGGAGGCTTCGCTTCTCGAAATGAAAAAATACCGGGTCTCCCTGAAGGAAGACCCACAATAG
- a CDS encoding DUF1858 domain-containing protein: MAVTADSTILELLQEKPESADVLMRFGMGCLGCAIGRGESIRQAAAAHGIPLSELLSALGITE; encoded by the coding sequence ATGGCAGTTACTGCTGACAGTACCATTCTGGAACTTCTCCAGGAAAAACCGGAATCCGCAGATGTCCTCATGCGCTTCGGGATGGGGTGCCTCGGCTGCGCGATCGGCCGCGGCGAAAGCATCCGCCAGGCGGCGGCAGCCCACGGCATCCCTCTGAGCGAACTCCTCTCCGCGCTCGGCATCACGGAGTGA